The DNA sequence GGAAGCCCGGCCTCCCGGGCGACGCGAATGGTCTCGGCCACCGAGTCGAGGAGCCCGTCGGCTTCGTTTCGCATGTGGGAGACATAGATGCCCTTGTGACGGGCGGCGACCTTGGCGAGCTCGATCACTTCCTCGGGCTCGGCATAGTTCGCCGGAACGTAGAGAAGGCCGGTGGCGAGACCGAGAGCCCCGTCGCGCATCGCTTCGTCCACGAGCGTTTTCATCTTCTCGAGCTCGGCGCCGGTGGGAGCTCGGTTCTCGAAGCCCATGACCGTCGTCCGGGCCCAGGTGTGCCCGGCGAAGAAGCCGACGTTCGGCGCCACCCGAAGCGACGCCATGTACTCGGCGAGCGGGTACGGCTGATCCCCGCTGTGAAGGCTCGCGAGGATGGTAGTGATGCCCTGCCTCAGGAAATTCTCCGCGAGCGGGTACTCGTGAATGGTCGTCTGGATGTGGGCGTGCTGGTCGATGAAGCCGGGAGCGACGATGAGGCCTTCGGCGTCGAGAACGAGCGTGGCGCTCGCCTCGTCGATCCCGTTTCGATCGATCCGAACGATACGGTCGCCCCGGAGGGCGACGTCGGCCCGAAAGCGCTCGGCCCCCGAGCCGTCGACGACGGTGCCGTTTACGATCAGAACGTCGTAGCCGGTCTGAGCCGCGAGTAGCGAGAAAAGAGCGACGCTTGCGAGGGACATGGCGGCCTCACACCGTCCAGATCTCGCTCAAAACGCGCTGGAAGTTACCGCCGAGGATGCCCTTGACGTCGGCATCGCTGTAGCCGCGCCGAATGAGACCTTCGGTGAGGAGAACCGTCCTCTCCGGCTTCGTCATCTCGTCCATGTCGATCTTCTCCCGGAAGCGGTACTGCTCGCGGTAGCGGCCGCCGGTCTTCTCCCAGACGTCCCGGCTCTGGGCGTCGTACCCGCCTCGGACGTCGGTGTCGGAACCGATGCCCAGGTGCTCGACGCCGATGAGTTTCGCCACGTAGTCGTAATGATCGAGAAGATGATCGATGGTAGTTGGTTCGGAGTGGTGGACGAAGCTCCGCACCGCCGTCATCCCCACGACCCCGCCCTTCGCCGCCATCTTCTTCAGCGCTTCGTCGGTCTTGTTGCGGGGATAGCCGGGAACGAGGGCCCGCACGTTGGTGTGGGTGATGAGGGCGGGCTTCACCGAGGCCTCGATGCCGTCGAGGGTCGTCCGGTCGCCGCAATGGCCGAGGTCGACCGCCATTCCGACTTCGTTCATGCGCTTGACGACGTCGGCTCCATAGTCGCTCAAGCCCCCATCGCTTCGATCCATGGACCCCGTGCCGAGCCGGTTCTGGCTGTTGTAGGTGAGCTGCGAGACCCGCTGCCCGAGCCCATGGAAGAGGTCGACGTCATCGACGGTGCGAAAGTGGTCGGAGTTCTGAAGCCCGAGGAGAAAGCCGAGCTTTCCCGAACCGTTGACCTGCTTCAAGTGCTCGACGGTAGTGATGCGGAGGAACCAGTCGGAGTGGTAGGCGAGGAATCCATTCCACCGCGCCGCCCAGTAAAGGGCGCGCGCGAACGGATCGTCGGACGCGCCGCCGCCGGTGGTGTCGTGAAAGACGTCGATGCCCGAGCTTCGATAGATGCGGAAGTCTTCCTCGGTAAAGCTTGCGGGGTTTCGGGCCCACTCATCGGACCGTTCGTCGACGATCGAGAGCGGCGCCAGCATGTCGATGACCGTCGCTTCCTCGACGAGCCTCCTCGCCCGACTCGCGGCGTCTTGAACGAGGAACGTCGGAGCTAGAGGCACGGCGGCGAGCGCCGCTCCCCTTGAAAGGAACTCGCGGCGGCAGAGGGATTCAGCGGTCATGCTCATGGGCTTGCTCCTTGAGACTCGCTGTCGGTCGGTTTGCCATCGACGAGGAGATGGCGATCGAACCACTCGGTCATTCGTTTGTAGCTGTCGCGTCTCGTCGCCACTTCGTCCCAGCCGTGGTCCTCCACCGGATAGACGACGAGATCGAAGTCCTTCTTCTTCTCCATCAGGATCTGGGCGAGGCGGAACGAGTCCTGGATCTGAACGTTGTCGTCCACGAGACCGTGCTGGATCTGGAGAGCGTCCTCGAGTCCGTCGGCGTAGTACATGGGGCTCGACCGCCGGTACGCTTCGGGGTCGTCCAGCTGGCTTCCGTTCAGGATGCGGTTGGTGTAGCCCTGGTTGTAGTGCGCCCAGTCGGTGACGGGGTAGAGAGCGACCCCGGCGCGGTATTTGCCCGGATGGCGGAAGAGCGACATGAGGGTGAAGAACCCTCCGTAGGAGCCGCCGTAGAGACCGATGCGGCGGGAGTCCACGCCGCGACGCCTGGCGAGGATGTCGAGGAGCGGAAGGGCACTGTCGATGTCGGAGATCCCCATCTGCCGGAACGCATACGTCCGATTGGCGTGTCCGTAGCCGGAGCTTCCCCGGTAGTCGACCGACGCCGCGACGTAGCCTTTCTGGTACATGTAGTTGGCGTAGAGAATCGCCCCGAGCCGGGTCCAGCCCTTGTCCACTCCCTGAGCACACTCGCCGCAGCCGTGGGCGTAGACGATGGCGCCGCCGTGAGCGTTCGAAGGTCGCTCCCAGATCTTCGCCCAGGCGTCGTTTCCCGCCGGGTCGTCGAAGCGGACGATCTCGCTTCCGATCCACGCCGTCCGGTAGAAATCATCCGTTCCCGACTTGGTGATCCGGGTCCACGCCGATTTCTGCCGGTTGTCGGTGAGGTAGAGATCGGCGAGAAGCTCGGGCGACTCGAAGAGGAGCGCCATGCGCTTTCCCTCGGGGGAAACCGAAGTGCGGACCTTTCCCTCGTGCTCAGTGATGCGAACGAGCTCGCCGCCTCGCGCGGGAAGATGATAGAGTTGCTCTTCCCCAGGGTGCTCGCGGCTGGCGGTGAGGAGCCACGTCGTGCCATCGGGCGAGAGCTCGGCACGGCGCACTTCCCACTCGCCGCGCGTGAGCGGGACGATGGGATCGGCGCGGCCGTCGACGTGGGCGAGGGTGAGCATCGCCCAGCCCGATTCGACCGAGCCCAACCCGAACGCGGTGCCATCGGGGAGCCATTCGAGGAATCCGGGCTGCCAGCGGCCTTCCACCAGAGGGCCGCCGATCCATGCTTCTTCCGTCTGGTGATCGAGGTGCGTCACCACGCCCGTATCGAGATCGACGAGCGACAGCCACCGGTCCTTGTGATCCATCGAGAGAATCTGGAGAGCAGCCTTCGTTCCCTGGGGATTCCAGTACGGTCCGTGCAGGATGGTTGCCTTTTCGATGCCGTC is a window from the Vicinamibacteria bacterium genome containing:
- a CDS encoding D-aminoacylase is translated as MSLASVALFSLLAAQTGYDVLIVNGTVVDGSGAERFRADVALRGDRIVRIDRNGIDEASATLVLDAEGLIVAPGFIDQHAHIQTTIHEYPLAENFLRQGITTILASLHSGDQPYPLAEYMASLRVAPNVGFFAGHTWARTTVMGFENRAPTGAELEKMKTLVDEAMRDGALGLATGLLYVPANYAEPEEVIELAKVAARHKGIYVSHMRNEADGLLDSVAETIRVAREAGLPAQIQHHKAVGGPQWGLSETTLRMIDEARAEGLDIKLDVYPYTASSTTSRILFPQWALAGGTEAFAARLRDPETRTHIEEEMETIFVNQRAGDDISSVQFRTVRSDPRYDGKTLADLARDRGLDPTIENGIDLVIELQLAGGFDAIYHSMDDADV
- a CDS encoding membrane dipeptidase, with the translated sequence MSMTAESLCRREFLSRGAALAAVPLAPTFLVQDAASRARRLVEEATVIDMLAPLSIVDERSDEWARNPASFTEEDFRIYRSSGIDVFHDTTGGGASDDPFARALYWAARWNGFLAYHSDWFLRITTVEHLKQVNGSGKLGFLLGLQNSDHFRTVDDVDLFHGLGQRVSQLTYNSQNRLGTGSMDRSDGGLSDYGADVVKRMNEVGMAVDLGHCGDRTTLDGIEASVKPALITHTNVRALVPGYPRNKTDEALKKMAAKGGVVGMTAVRSFVHHSEPTTIDHLLDHYDYVAKLIGVEHLGIGSDTDVRGGYDAQSRDVWEKTGGRYREQYRFREKIDMDEMTKPERTVLLTEGLIRRGYSDADVKGILGGNFQRVLSEIWTV
- a CDS encoding prolyl oligopeptidase family serine peptidase yields the protein LAEQSKLTPADRDPAFRLTLEHLATDDRALGLSPRDVTWAPGGEAVYFRWREDPASGQLPASDPWYAVDASGTSLRVVDVEEARTIPTANVSWSTSRDLAAWTREGTLFVWTKPTGTKAVFTFAESLGHVHVRSDGNRVFFATRGYEVRGDDSGDLWAYDRATSHVRQIALVVTKDEEKKSQKTWLEEQQLELIDVVRKRKEWREREEALDREREPYRPQEIPIEKGARAFQLRLSPDGKFVTFLWEKKSSEENRTSYMEFVGESGYATEKKARPKVGEALSEYRMGFVRVDPLKERDAIEIGWIDDGIEKATILHGPYWNPQGTKAALQILSMDHKDRWLSLVDLDTGVVTHLDHQTEEAWIGGPLVEGRWQPGFLEWLPDGTAFGLGSVESGWAMLTLAHVDGRADPIVPLTRGEWEVRRAELSPDGTTWLLTASREHPGEEQLYHLPARGGELVRITEHEGKVRTSVSPEGKRMALLFESPELLADLYLTDNRQKSAWTRITKSGTDDFYRTAWIGSEIVRFDDPAGNDAWAKIWERPSNAHGGAIVYAHGCGECAQGVDKGWTRLGAILYANYMYQKGYVAASVDYRGSSGYGHANRTYAFRQMGISDIDSALPLLDILARRRGVDSRRIGLYGGSYGGFFTLMSLFRHPGKYRAGVALYPVTDWAHYNQGYTNRILNGSQLDDPEAYRRSSPMYYADGLEDALQIQHGLVDDNVQIQDSFRLAQILMEKKKDFDLVVYPVEDHGWDEVATRRDSYKRMTEWFDRHLLVDGKPTDSESQGASP